In the genome of Tautonia marina, one region contains:
- the bioF gene encoding 8-amino-7-oxononanoate synthase gives MSFDPLAWLDEVADHRNRMGLHRSIVPYGTATPGWLERDGQRLVDLSSNDYLGLASDPRVIAAGMESARRYGWGSGASPLVCGWREPHQRLAEDLAAFERTEAVALFPTGYAANLGTIAALVGSGDVVYGDRLNHSCLIQGARLSGASVRIFPHGDHERLAHLIGRDQGRYRRTLIATDGVFSMDGDLAPLSELVEIAERSGSMLLVDEAHGTGVFGPEGRGASAALGVADRVAIRVGTLSKALGSVGGFVAGSRRLIDHLNNHAPTLLYSTATPPAAAGAAREALRIIREEPWRRERVHQLGRRLRDGLRSVGLKVPESEGPIVPVILGDVDRTLNAASRLLASGFLVGAIRPPTVARGTARLRISLAASHDEEQLDRLIEEMESVCLPAD, from the coding sequence ATGAGCTTCGACCCGCTGGCCTGGCTTGACGAGGTCGCCGACCATCGCAATCGAATGGGGTTGCATCGGTCGATCGTGCCTTATGGGACGGCCACTCCGGGATGGCTTGAGCGGGACGGCCAGAGGCTGGTCGATCTCAGCTCGAACGATTATCTCGGCCTGGCGAGTGATCCTCGTGTCATCGCCGCGGGAATGGAGTCGGCCCGTCGGTATGGTTGGGGATCGGGGGCCTCTCCGCTGGTGTGCGGCTGGCGAGAACCTCATCAACGACTGGCCGAGGATCTGGCCGCATTTGAACGAACGGAGGCCGTGGCACTGTTCCCAACCGGCTACGCTGCCAACCTGGGAACGATTGCGGCTCTGGTCGGATCGGGGGATGTCGTTTATGGAGATCGGCTCAATCACTCGTGCCTGATCCAGGGGGCTCGTCTCTCGGGCGCGAGTGTGCGGATCTTCCCGCACGGGGATCACGAGCGACTGGCTCATCTGATCGGTCGAGATCAGGGACGATACCGTCGGACGCTGATTGCGACGGACGGGGTGTTCAGCATGGACGGGGATCTGGCCCCGCTCTCGGAACTGGTCGAGATCGCCGAGCGGTCTGGTTCCATGTTGCTGGTCGACGAGGCGCACGGGACCGGCGTCTTCGGCCCGGAGGGTCGAGGGGCAAGTGCGGCCCTCGGCGTGGCTGATCGTGTTGCGATCCGGGTAGGCACCTTATCGAAAGCCTTGGGATCGGTCGGTGGGTTTGTCGCGGGGAGTCGGCGGCTGATCGATCATTTGAACAATCACGCCCCTACGTTGCTGTATTCCACGGCAACGCCCCCCGCCGCGGCGGGGGCTGCTCGGGAGGCGCTCCGGATCATTCGGGAGGAACCCTGGAGACGTGAGCGGGTTCATCAACTGGGCCGGAGATTGAGAGATGGGTTGCGATCGGTCGGCCTGAAGGTGCCAGAGTCGGAGGGGCCGATCGTTCCGGTCATTCTGGGAGACGTGGATCGGACTTTGAACGCGGCGTCCCGGTTGCTGGCCTCGGGCTTTCTCGTGGGAGCGATTCGACCGCCGACCGTCGCCAGAGGAACAGCCCGGTTACGCATCAGCCTGGCCGCGAGTCACGACGAAGAGCAACTGGACAGGCTGATCGAGGAAATGGAATCTGTTTGTCTCCCGGCAGACTGA
- a CDS encoding beta-ketoacyl-[acyl-carrier-protein] synthase family protein — MVISGIGLRSGLGPTTQSSWQGLRSGLSAATVLPLKAGPGRIWAGYPILDASPDDEGPGVQEARAALDDAELLQDGTFQGDRTRAATVVGLSKGDLNRLVRWHRSGLGDLVGSIGDWTDAWPDAGARAIGRAFELQGPRLAPIAACATGVVAVLRAAELIRQGACDLALAGAVDRSLEPLVLGAFDRMGAMARVENDPGLAVRPWDRARSGFLVGEGGAVLLLEREDHARARGVLPYAEVAGGALGSDAVHLTNLDPDPTRLAALIVEALQRSGVEPGEVDCINVHGTATRVNDPLECQAIRRALGSHADHVSCSANKAQIGHLLGGAGAAELAITCLSIRDQFVPPTLNLTDPDPQCDLDGTPTRGRFREIRTALKLSLGFGGHLAVVVLRRPDGSSRMTPEPVWSQRTL; from the coding sequence GTGGTGATTTCGGGGATCGGGCTTCGATCGGGGCTCGGTCCCACCACCCAGTCATCGTGGCAAGGACTTCGGTCGGGATTGTCGGCAGCGACGGTGTTGCCCCTGAAGGCGGGACCGGGTCGGATCTGGGCCGGGTATCCAATCCTCGACGCGAGTCCTGATGACGAAGGGCCCGGAGTGCAAGAGGCTCGGGCGGCTCTCGACGACGCCGAGCTGCTTCAGGACGGGACCTTCCAAGGTGATCGGACCCGAGCCGCCACGGTGGTGGGTCTGAGCAAAGGGGATCTCAATCGGCTTGTTCGTTGGCATCGCTCAGGATTGGGAGATCTGGTCGGTTCGATTGGCGACTGGACCGATGCCTGGCCCGACGCGGGGGCACGAGCGATTGGGCGAGCCTTTGAGCTGCAAGGGCCTCGGCTTGCGCCAATCGCGGCGTGCGCGACGGGAGTGGTTGCGGTGCTGCGGGCTGCCGAGTTGATCCGTCAAGGAGCCTGTGATCTCGCCCTCGCCGGCGCGGTCGATCGATCGCTGGAGCCGCTGGTGCTGGGAGCCTTCGATCGGATGGGGGCGATGGCCCGGGTCGAGAACGACCCGGGGCTTGCGGTTCGTCCCTGGGATCGCGCTCGCAGTGGGTTTCTGGTCGGGGAGGGGGGGGCAGTGCTTCTCCTCGAGCGGGAGGATCATGCTCGTGCGCGCGGAGTCTTGCCCTATGCGGAGGTGGCCGGGGGAGCTCTGGGGTCCGACGCCGTTCATCTCACCAACCTCGACCCCGACCCGACGCGGCTTGCGGCCCTGATCGTCGAGGCGCTTCAGCGGTCGGGAGTGGAGCCCGGCGAGGTCGATTGCATCAACGTCCACGGGACAGCAACCCGAGTGAATGATCCGCTCGAATGCCAGGCGATTCGACGCGCGCTGGGGAGTCACGCCGATCATGTTTCCTGCTCCGCCAACAAGGCGCAAATCGGTCATTTGCTGGGAGGGGCAGGGGCCGCCGAGCTGGCGATTACCTGTCTGTCGATCCGCGATCAGTTTGTGCCGCCGACCTTGAATTTGACCGATCCCGACCCGCAATGCGACCTTGACGGTACTCCAACTCGTGGTCGATTCCGGGAGATCCGGACTGCGCTCAAACTCTCGCTCGGGTTCGGCGGGCATTTGGCGGTGGTGGTCTTGAGGCGCCCGGACGGTTCGAGTCGCATGACTCCTGAGCCCGTGTGGAGCCAAAGGACACTTTGA
- the bioB gene encoding biotin synthase BioB, with protein sequence MLTASTPRYSIDEVSSIYRAPLLELILRASDVHRRHQNVGEVQVCRLLSIKTGGCPEDCGYCSQSAHYEAPVKSEPLMDVDAVVAAAEAAKADGSTRFCMGAAWREVKDGPRFERVLEMIRRIKGLGGMEVCVTLGMLNAEQAQRLKEAGLDAYNHNLDTSEEYYDQIVTTRTYADRLQTLQHVRDAGVSVCCGGILGLGESEEDRISLLHTLANLPEPPESVPINALVPVEGTPLADQAKLDVWSMVRAIATARILMPTARVRLSAGRLSMSPAEQALCFLAGANSIFAGEKLLTTPNPDVDADRVLFDQLGLKAMEADPR encoded by the coding sequence ATGCTGACTGCCTCGACCCCTCGCTACTCGATCGACGAGGTTTCCTCGATCTACCGCGCGCCGTTGCTCGAATTGATCCTTCGCGCTTCGGACGTGCATCGGCGTCACCAAAACGTCGGGGAGGTTCAGGTCTGCCGCTTGCTCTCGATCAAGACGGGCGGCTGCCCGGAGGATTGCGGCTATTGCTCTCAGTCGGCCCACTACGAAGCTCCGGTGAAATCTGAGCCCTTGATGGATGTGGACGCGGTGGTGGCCGCGGCCGAAGCCGCCAAGGCCGACGGATCAACCCGATTCTGCATGGGGGCCGCCTGGCGGGAAGTGAAGGACGGACCTCGGTTCGAGCGCGTTCTGGAGATGATTCGCCGGATCAAGGGGCTTGGTGGCATGGAGGTCTGTGTCACGCTCGGCATGCTCAACGCCGAACAGGCCCAGCGCTTGAAAGAGGCGGGGCTCGACGCTTACAACCATAATCTCGACACCTCCGAGGAGTATTACGACCAGATTGTCACGACCCGGACCTATGCCGATCGACTCCAGACGCTTCAGCACGTCCGAGACGCGGGAGTCTCGGTCTGCTGCGGTGGGATTCTGGGTCTGGGAGAGTCGGAGGAGGATCGGATCAGCCTGTTGCATACGCTGGCAAACCTACCGGAGCCTCCCGAATCGGTTCCCATCAACGCGCTGGTGCCGGTGGAAGGAACGCCACTAGCGGATCAGGCGAAGCTCGATGTCTGGTCGATGGTTCGGGCGATCGCAACGGCTCGCATCCTGATGCCGACGGCCCGGGTCCGACTGTCGGCGGGGCGGTTGTCGATGAGTCCGGCGGAGCAGGCCCTTTGCTTCCTGGCCGGAGCCAACTCCATCTTTGCGGGAGAGAAGTTGCTGACGACGCCGAACCCGGACGTTGACGCCGATCGCGTGTTGTTTGATCAACTCGGCCTCAAGGCGATGGAGGCCGACCCGCGCTGA
- a CDS encoding HYExAFE family protein, which translates to MADRSNHYEAAFEAYIRARRVPCVAIDEAKRSLAPEGGLKSPDFLLYPSLGPNLVVEVKGKRGKNASGRRRWENWVTTDDLDGLVRWQALFGPSFQSVLAFVYAERPPAFGLPPGEGGFPFRGRIYRFWAVGLDDYLTHLRSRGPAWKAVAMARLAFRKRVRPLDDWLPMTPVGLRSGSASTSKETSR; encoded by the coding sequence ATGGCCGATCGTTCCAATCACTACGAGGCGGCCTTCGAGGCGTACATTCGCGCTCGACGGGTTCCCTGTGTGGCGATTGATGAGGCCAAGCGATCGTTGGCTCCGGAGGGGGGCTTGAAATCTCCGGATTTCTTGCTTTATCCGAGTCTCGGTCCGAACCTTGTGGTGGAAGTCAAAGGCAAACGCGGTAAAAATGCTTCGGGCCGCCGCCGTTGGGAGAACTGGGTCACGACCGATGATCTCGATGGCCTGGTACGCTGGCAGGCGCTGTTCGGCCCGTCGTTTCAGTCGGTGCTGGCGTTCGTGTATGCCGAGCGGCCTCCGGCGTTCGGACTTCCGCCAGGAGAGGGGGGATTCCCCTTTCGGGGACGGATTTATCGGTTCTGGGCGGTGGGGCTGGATGATTACCTGACGCACCTGCGTTCTCGAGGCCCGGCCTGGAAAGCGGTGGCAATGGCTCGTCTGGCCTTCCGAAAACGTGTCCGACCGCTCGATGATTGGTTGCCGATGACGCCCGTGGGTTTACGCTCGGGCTCGGCCTCGACCTCGAAGGAAACGTCTCGATGA
- the rpiA gene encoding ribose-5-phosphate isomerase RpiA: MSIAEKALELVVDGTVIGLGTGQAASEFVRRLGQQVREGLDVRGIATSRATEALAREVGVPLLGLSDVEEIDATFDGADAVDPQLDLIKGLGGALLREKIVAASSRTLIILVGQEKLTNRLGQGYCRQLPVEVVPFGLPLVQRKLARLGFQAELRSQEGQPIPTDNGNYTLDVDLSSLDAEPRELNTLIRAIPGVVETGFFLGMTGRVLIGRDDGSVELRQRDA; this comes from the coding sequence GTGAGTATTGCGGAGAAGGCGCTTGAACTGGTCGTCGATGGGACGGTGATTGGCCTTGGCACCGGACAGGCAGCTTCCGAGTTTGTGCGAAGGCTTGGTCAGCAGGTCCGCGAGGGCCTCGACGTGCGAGGGATCGCCACGTCCCGGGCGACCGAAGCCCTTGCCCGAGAGGTAGGCGTCCCGTTGCTCGGGCTGAGTGATGTGGAGGAGATTGACGCGACGTTCGATGGGGCAGACGCGGTCGATCCCCAGCTCGACCTGATCAAGGGACTGGGGGGGGCCTTGCTTCGCGAGAAGATCGTGGCGGCCTCGTCCCGGACCCTGATCATTCTGGTCGGTCAGGAGAAGTTGACCAACCGTCTGGGGCAGGGCTATTGTCGGCAGCTTCCGGTAGAAGTGGTCCCGTTTGGATTGCCGCTCGTTCAGCGAAAGCTGGCCCGGTTGGGATTTCAGGCGGAACTGCGCTCTCAAGAAGGGCAACCGATCCCGACCGACAACGGAAATTACACGCTCGACGTGGATCTCTCCTCGCTCGATGCGGAGCCGAGGGAGTTGAACACCCTCATCCGGGCCATTCCGGGGGTCGTCGAGACGGGCTTCTTCCTGGGAATGACCGGGCGAGTGCTGATCGGGCGGGACGATGGTTCTGTGGAGCTTCGGCAACGCGACGCGTGA
- a CDS encoding HAD family hydrolase, with protein MNAPAIIFDFGNVVGYFDYGRACEAIAQPRGLYGPALLQAAREAGLNELVAQFEIGQLSAKAFAESCCALLEPSDVTPEELIAAWSDIFWPNDSLVPLIHRLHNAGHRLILGSNTNELHASRFRRQFAETLSRFDHLILSFEVGHLKPSSGFYRACVEAAATDPADCLFIDDLPENVEGARQVGLQGLCYRDTPTLVADLVRLGVDSAAPST; from the coding sequence ATGAACGCTCCCGCCATCATCTTTGACTTCGGCAATGTGGTTGGATATTTCGATTACGGCCGAGCCTGCGAGGCAATCGCCCAGCCTCGGGGACTGTATGGACCGGCCCTCCTTCAGGCCGCTCGTGAGGCCGGACTCAATGAACTCGTGGCCCAGTTCGAGATTGGACAGCTCAGCGCCAAGGCCTTCGCGGAATCCTGTTGCGCCTTGCTCGAACCGAGCGATGTCACCCCCGAGGAATTGATCGCCGCCTGGTCCGACATCTTCTGGCCCAACGATTCCCTCGTCCCCTTGATCCACCGCCTGCACAACGCCGGTCACCGGTTAATCCTTGGCTCCAATACCAACGAGCTACACGCCTCTCGCTTCCGCCGACAGTTCGCCGAAACGCTCTCCCGGTTCGATCACCTGATCCTCTCCTTCGAGGTCGGCCACCTGAAACCATCGTCCGGGTTCTACCGGGCCTGTGTCGAAGCGGCCGCGACCGATCCGGCCGATTGTCTCTTCATTGACGACCTGCCGGAAAATGTCGAGGGAGCCCGACAGGTCGGCCTGCAAGGCCTTTGCTACCGCGATACCCCAACCCTGGTAGCGGACCTCGTGCGCCTCGGGGTCGACTCGGCCGCCCCCTCGACCTGA